One window from the genome of Nocardioides panaciterrulae encodes:
- a CDS encoding inositol monophosphatase family protein produces the protein MTAPVVPTQELAALALEVARAGATLVRGRAAQGVSVAATKSSEVDVVTEADRACEALIRRMLRERRPEDAFLGEEEAESGGTSGVRWVVDPIDGTVNFLYGLPQYAVSVAAEVHGEVVAGVVINAATGTEYAAHLTGDGAVATRDGEPIGVRAPAPLSQRLVATGFNYDATLRGIQARAMVELLPRVRDIRRLGSCALDLCHVGEGLLDAYVEEGVNLWDHAAGGLVARAAGAVTELTVGAGGRDLLVCAPSHGFAEFREAVRQAGFLAPESPISGE, from the coding sequence GTGACGGCCCCCGTCGTACCCACCCAGGAGCTCGCCGCGCTCGCGCTGGAGGTCGCCCGGGCCGGTGCCACGCTGGTGCGCGGGCGGGCCGCGCAGGGAGTCAGCGTCGCCGCGACCAAGTCCAGCGAGGTCGACGTCGTCACCGAGGCCGACCGGGCGTGCGAGGCGCTGATCCGGCGGATGCTGCGCGAGCGTCGCCCCGAGGACGCCTTCCTGGGGGAGGAGGAGGCCGAGTCCGGCGGCACGTCCGGCGTGCGGTGGGTGGTCGACCCGATCGACGGCACCGTCAACTTCCTCTACGGCCTCCCGCAGTACGCCGTGTCCGTGGCCGCCGAGGTGCACGGCGAGGTGGTCGCCGGGGTGGTGATCAACGCCGCGACCGGCACCGAGTACGCCGCGCACCTCACCGGGGACGGCGCGGTCGCGACCCGCGACGGCGAGCCGATCGGGGTCCGCGCGCCGGCGCCGCTGTCCCAGCGGCTGGTGGCCACGGGCTTCAACTACGACGCGACCCTCCGCGGGATCCAGGCCCGGGCGATGGTCGAGCTGCTGCCCCGGGTGCGCGACATCCGGCGCCTGGGCTCGTGCGCGCTGGACCTGTGCCACGTCGGCGAGGGCCTGCTCGACGCCTATGTCGAGGAGGGCGTCAACCTCTGGGACCACGCCGCCGGAGGACTGGTCGCCCGGGCGGCGGGGGCCGTGACCGAGCTGACCGTGGGGGCCGGTGGACGGGACCTGTTGGTGTGTGCCCCGTCACACGGGTTCGCGGAGTTCCGCGAGGCGGTCCGGCAGGCCGGGTTCCTGGCTCCGGAGTCCCCGATTTCGGGGGAATAG
- a CDS encoding DUF4193 domain-containing protein has protein sequence MATDYDAPRKNEEDQSEESIEELKARRHDKNSGKVDEDEAEAAESFELPGADLSHEELAVEVKPKQEDEFTCMSCFLVHHRSQLADTKKMICRDCA, from the coding sequence ATGGCGACCGACTACGACGCACCGCGCAAGAACGAGGAAGATCAGTCCGAGGAGAGCATCGAGGAGCTCAAGGCTCGGCGTCATGACAAGAACTCCGGCAAGGTCGACGAGGACGAGGCCGAGGCCGCGGAATCGTTCGAGCTGCCGGGTGCTGACCTGTCGCACGAGGAGCTCGCGGTCGAGGTGAAGCCCAAGCAGGAGGACGAGTTCACCTGCATGAGCTGCTTCCTCGTGCACCACCGCTCGCAGCTCGCGGACACGAAGAAGATGATCTGCCGCGACTGCGCCTGA
- a CDS encoding DUF4235 domain-containing protein encodes MASGSKVWSVFSLGAALGAAAVTRKALEKSWQVATGKKPPENPADPDVEVWEAAMWAAVTGAFVALARMAAQRRAAHYYARSTGHLPAELQKDGQ; translated from the coding sequence ATGGCATCTGGATCAAAGGTCTGGAGCGTCTTCTCGCTCGGCGCCGCCCTCGGGGCAGCGGCCGTCACCCGGAAGGCCCTCGAGAAGTCCTGGCAGGTCGCGACCGGCAAGAAGCCGCCGGAGAACCCGGCCGACCCCGACGTGGAGGTCTGGGAGGCGGCGATGTGGGCGGCCGTGACCGGCGCGTTCGTGGCGCTGGCCCGGATGGCGGCCCAGCGACGCGCGGCCCACTACTACGCACGCTCCACCGGTCACCTGCCGGCGGAGCTGCAGAAGGACGGCCAGTAG
- a CDS encoding DUF3093 family protein, producing the protein MEYEERLGVPLRWWVQGTMLVATFWLAMVVALPGALAWAFTGLGLALMAFGFLSYGSARVRVSDGVFRAGHARIEAAHLGPATALDPEETRRLAGREADARAYLLLRPYLKRAVRVTVADPRDPTPYWLVSTRHPEELVAALAGMSHRRAG; encoded by the coding sequence GTGGAGTACGAGGAGCGGCTGGGCGTGCCGCTGCGGTGGTGGGTGCAGGGCACGATGCTGGTCGCCACTTTCTGGCTGGCCATGGTCGTGGCGCTGCCCGGCGCCCTCGCCTGGGCCTTCACCGGTCTCGGGCTGGCGCTGATGGCGTTCGGCTTCCTGTCCTACGGCTCGGCCCGGGTCCGCGTCTCCGACGGCGTCTTCCGTGCCGGCCACGCCCGCATCGAGGCCGCCCACCTCGGCCCGGCCACCGCGCTGGACCCCGAGGAGACCCGTCGGTTGGCCGGCCGGGAGGCCGACGCCCGCGCCTACCTGCTGCTGCGGCCCTACCTCAAGCGCGCGGTCCGCGTCACCGTCGCCGACCCGCGCGACCCCACGCCGTACTGGCTGGTCTCGACCCGGCACCCCGAGGAGCTCGTCGCGGCACTGGCAGGGATGAGCCACCGCCGGGCTGGGTAA
- the dut gene encoding dUTP diphosphatase: MPGELPVQVVRLDPDLPLPSYAHPGDAGADLLTTVDVTLAPGERALVPTGVAIALPAGYVALVHPRSGLAARHGLSIVNTPGTVDAGYRGEVKVMLINHDPVAAVELRRGDRIAQLVVQRVERARFVEVGELPGSARGVGGYGSTGGFGRS; this comes from the coding sequence CTGCCCGGGGAGCTGCCCGTGCAGGTGGTCCGCCTCGACCCGGACCTGCCGCTGCCGTCCTACGCCCACCCGGGCGACGCCGGCGCCGACCTGCTCACCACCGTCGACGTGACGCTGGCGCCGGGGGAGCGGGCCCTGGTGCCGACCGGGGTGGCGATCGCGCTGCCGGCCGGCTACGTCGCCCTCGTGCACCCTCGCTCGGGGCTGGCGGCCCGGCACGGGCTGTCCATCGTGAACACGCCGGGGACCGTCGACGCGGGCTACCGGGGCGAGGTCAAGGTGATGCTGATCAACCACGACCCCGTGGCCGCCGTCGAGCTGAGGCGCGGCGACCGGATCGCCCAGCTCGTGGTGCAGCGCGTCGAGCGGGCCCGCTTCGTCGAGGTCGGGGAACTCCCTGGCTCGGCGCGGGGTGTCGGGGGTTACGGTTCTACCGGAGGCTTCGGTCGCTCGTGA
- a CDS encoding DUF3710 domain-containing protein: MKFRRKSTEPGADEFEGALEDVVADDQGPGQARPADVEELAHDDDVERLDLGSLLIEPEAARELRLQVDESTGEVQAVMLAGPDGAVEVRAFAAPRHGDLWSTVRPQIAAEMAQRGGTASEREGRFGTELVCQLPVQMEDGSSATQPSRIIGINGPRWMLRCTLLGRPALEADGAQAWEESILKIVVRRGDGAMPVGDPLPVVLPPDARRVDPPTA; encoded by the coding sequence GTGAAGTTCCGTCGCAAGTCCACCGAGCCCGGCGCCGACGAGTTCGAGGGGGCGCTGGAGGACGTGGTGGCCGACGACCAGGGACCCGGGCAGGCCCGGCCCGCGGACGTCGAGGAGCTCGCCCACGACGACGACGTCGAGCGGCTCGACCTCGGCTCGCTGCTGATCGAGCCGGAGGCCGCGCGCGAGCTGCGCCTGCAGGTCGACGAGTCGACCGGCGAGGTCCAGGCGGTGATGCTCGCCGGGCCGGACGGCGCCGTCGAGGTGCGGGCGTTCGCCGCTCCGCGCCACGGGGACCTCTGGAGCACCGTGCGCCCCCAGATCGCGGCCGAGATGGCCCAGCGCGGCGGCACCGCGAGCGAGCGGGAGGGGCGCTTCGGCACCGAGCTGGTGTGCCAGCTGCCGGTGCAGATGGAGGACGGCAGCTCCGCCACCCAGCCCTCCCGCATCATCGGCATCAACGGCCCGCGCTGGATGCTGCGCTGCACGCTGCTGGGTCGCCCGGCCCTGGAGGCCGACGGCGCCCAGGCCTGGGAGGAGTCGATCCTCAAGATCGTCGTACGCCGGGGCGACGGCGCCATGCCCGTCGGCGACCCCCTGCCGGTCGTGCTGCCGCCCGACGCCCGCCGCGTCGACCCGCCGACCGCCTGA
- a CDS encoding OB-fold nucleic acid binding domain-containing protein, whose translation MPEKSRLRRTISKWASTEDQHARDLRRTYAHTGVQRIADAPDRDRVRLRGTLRTVTLRPRGGVPALEADLFDGSGTITIVWLGRRRIAGVAPGRSMEVQGRIGQHDGQRIMYNPRYELIP comes from the coding sequence ATGCCCGAGAAGAGCCGCTTGCGCCGCACCATCAGCAAGTGGGCCAGCACCGAGGACCAGCACGCCCGCGACCTGCGCCGCACCTACGCCCACACCGGCGTGCAGCGCATCGCCGACGCGCCCGACCGGGACCGCGTGCGCCTGCGGGGCACCCTGCGGACGGTCACCCTGCGGCCGCGCGGGGGCGTCCCGGCGCTGGAGGCGGACCTGTTCGACGGTTCCGGCACGATCACCATCGTGTGGCTGGGGCGCCGGCGGATCGCCGGGGTCGCGCCCGGCCGGTCGATGGAGGTGCAGGGTCGCATCGGCCAGCACGACGGGCAGCGCATCATGTACAACCCCCGCTACGAGCTGATCCCGTGA
- a CDS encoding DUF3159 domain-containing protein: MSTPMTEPQHQPEHQPQHEPEHRHDPSVDTVEAVVRSQLSKALGGRRGMVEAAVPTLLFTLTYLVTRELRLALVLSVAAALVALGLRLAQRSTVQFVVNALVGIGIGWLFVSMAARNGGDANDQALAYFLPGILYNAGYTLVLALTCVVRWPLVGFMVGSVTGDPTAWHRDPQVVRLCTRLTWLLVLPCLVRVLVQAPVWLGGHSGTIDPSAAVAVLGVLKIVMGWPLQLVALGAMVWLLSRNRTPVTA, from the coding sequence GTGAGCACGCCGATGACCGAGCCCCAGCACCAGCCCGAACACCAGCCCCAACACGAGCCCGAACACCGGCACGACCCCTCGGTCGACACCGTCGAGGCGGTCGTCCGCTCCCAGCTGTCCAAGGCGCTGGGCGGCCGGCGGGGGATGGTCGAGGCGGCCGTGCCCACGCTGCTGTTCACCCTGACCTACCTGGTGACCCGGGAGCTGCGGCTCGCGCTCGTCCTCAGCGTCGCCGCCGCCCTGGTGGCGCTGGGCCTGCGGCTGGCGCAGCGCTCGACCGTGCAGTTCGTCGTCAACGCGCTGGTCGGCATCGGCATCGGCTGGCTGTTCGTCTCGATGGCGGCTCGCAACGGCGGCGACGCCAACGACCAGGCGCTGGCGTACTTCCTGCCCGGAATCCTCTACAACGCCGGCTACACGCTGGTGCTCGCGCTGACCTGCGTGGTGCGCTGGCCGCTGGTGGGCTTCATGGTGGGCAGCGTCACCGGCGACCCCACGGCCTGGCACCGCGACCCCCAGGTGGTGCGGCTGTGCACCCGGCTGACCTGGTTGCTGGTGCTGCCGTGCCTGGTGCGCGTCCTGGTGCAGGCGCCGGTGTGGCTCGGCGGTCACTCCGGGACGATCGACCCGTCCGCGGCGGTGGCCGTCCTCGGCGTGCTGAAGATCGTCATGGGCTGGCCGCTGCAGCTGGTGGCCCTCGGCGCCATGGTCTGGCTGCTCTCGCGGAACCGGACCCCGGTCACCGCCTGA
- a CDS encoding potassium channel family protein codes for MRVAIAGAGAVGRSIARELIQNGHEVLLIDKNPASIKPERVPDAEWLLADSCEMSSLEEARLDRCDVVIAATGDDKVNLVTSLLSKTEFGVPRTVARVNHPNNEWLFTEAWGVDVNVSTPRIMSALVEEAVTVGDLVRLFTFRQGNANLVEMTLPADSPYVGQPMGLIPFPENCALVTILRDGQVYVPDKEQPVESGDELLFVVPSNVEDKLEQLLAPSSHGG; via the coding sequence ATGCGCGTTGCCATCGCCGGAGCCGGCGCCGTGGGCCGCTCGATCGCGCGCGAGCTGATCCAGAACGGCCACGAGGTCCTGCTCATCGACAAGAACCCGGCCTCGATCAAGCCCGAGCGGGTCCCCGACGCCGAGTGGCTGCTGGCCGACTCCTGCGAGATGTCCTCGCTGGAGGAGGCGCGGCTGGATCGCTGCGACGTCGTGATCGCCGCGACCGGCGACGACAAGGTCAACCTGGTGACCTCGCTGCTCTCGAAGACCGAGTTCGGCGTCCCCCGGACCGTCGCCCGGGTCAACCACCCCAACAACGAGTGGCTCTTCACCGAGGCGTGGGGCGTCGACGTGAACGTGTCGACCCCGCGGATCATGTCGGCGCTGGTCGAGGAGGCCGTCACGGTCGGCGACCTGGTGCGGCTGTTCACGTTCCGCCAGGGCAACGCAAACCTCGTCGAGATGACGCTGCCCGCGGACTCGCCGTACGTCGGGCAGCCGATGGGGCTGATCCCGTTCCCGGAGAACTGTGCGCTGGTGACGATCCTGCGCGACGGCCAGGTCTACGTGCCCGACAAGGAGCAGCCGGTGGAGTCCGGCGACGAGCTGTTGTTCGTGGTGCCCTCAAACGTCGAGGACAAGCTCGAGCAGCTGCTCGCCCCGTCCAGCCACGGCGGCTGA
- a CDS encoding NAD-binding protein — protein sequence MHVVIMGCGRVGSTLARSLEDRNHTVSVIDSEPDAFRRLGPGFNGDKVTGYGFDQEVLEKAGIRRADAFAAVSSGDNSNIIAARVARETFGIQQVVARIYDPGRAEVYQRLGITTVATVKWTADQVLRRLLPAGAEPDFRDPSGTIRVDQIPIPEVWVGERTIHFQEQSRCRIAWIDRLGEGMLPTRESVIQEGDLLHVVMREENAAHAYSVISAGPEEH from the coding sequence GTGCACGTCGTGATCATGGGTTGCGGGCGGGTCGGCTCGACGCTGGCCCGCAGTCTCGAGGACCGCAACCACACCGTCTCCGTCATCGACAGCGAGCCCGACGCGTTCCGGCGCCTGGGCCCGGGCTTCAACGGGGACAAGGTGACCGGCTACGGCTTCGACCAGGAGGTCCTGGAGAAGGCCGGCATCCGGCGGGCCGACGCGTTCGCCGCGGTCTCCAGCGGCGACAACTCCAACATCATCGCGGCCCGGGTGGCCCGGGAGACCTTCGGGATCCAGCAGGTCGTCGCCCGGATCTACGACCCCGGGCGCGCCGAGGTCTACCAGCGGCTCGGCATCACCACCGTCGCCACGGTGAAGTGGACCGCCGACCAGGTGCTGCGCCGGCTGCTGCCGGCCGGGGCCGAGCCGGACTTCCGCGACCCGTCGGGGACGATCCGGGTCGACCAGATCCCGATCCCCGAGGTGTGGGTGGGCGAGCGCACCATCCACTTCCAGGAGCAGTCGAGGTGCCGGATCGCCTGGATCGACCGGCTCGGCGAGGGCATGCTGCCCACCCGCGAGTCCGTCATCCAGGAGGGCGACCTGCTCCACGTGGTGATGCGCGAGGAGAACGCCGCGCACGCCTACTCCGTCATCAGCGCCGGCCCCGAGGAGCACTGA
- a CDS encoding APC family permease, with product MGVGDVSKRILLGRKLRSSQLGETLLPKRIALPVFASDALSSVAYAPDEVFIMLSLAGASAYVWSWKIGIAVALVMAAVVASYRQTVHAYPSGGGDYEVATVNLGANAGVTVASALLVDYVLTVAVSISSGAQYAAGAVPVLVGHEAMVATVFVVVLMAINLRGIRESGTFFAIPTYAFMVAILGMCAWGIIELVVGTLPKVESANLHITPAPGHGSSMTTLALMFLLARAFSSGCAALTGVEAISNGVPAFRKPKSRNAATTLLFLGMIAITMMLSVITLAKEMGLRYVDPAQLDRLSINGHPVPAGFDQNPVIAQIARAVFIDFSPAFYAVITVTGIILVLAANTAFNGFPVLGSILAKDGYAPRALGSRGDRLAYSNGIVFLAVMAIILIQVFNAETTRLIQLYIVGVFVSFNLSQLGMIRHWTRELKTQSDPARRRHMHRSRTINAVGLTFTAVVLVIVLITKFLAGAWITILAMVVFFMIMKGIRRHYDNVNEELAADEEDKVMPTRVHAIVLVSKLHKPTLRALAFAKATRPNALEGVYVSTDPEATNRLLEEWDERNLGVPLKVLHSPYRELVKPIVDYAMEIKKANPRGVVAVYIPEYVVGRWWEQLLHNQTALRLKGRLLFAPGVMVTSVPYQLRSSQIARERAERSRRRVRAGDLRRGQVTDRRGRGPR from the coding sequence GTGGGTGTCGGCGACGTTTCCAAGCGGATCCTGCTGGGGCGCAAGCTGCGCAGCTCCCAGCTCGGGGAGACGCTGCTTCCCAAGCGCATCGCGCTTCCCGTGTTCGCCAGCGATGCGCTCTCCTCGGTGGCCTACGCCCCCGACGAGGTCTTCATCATGCTGTCGCTGGCCGGCGCCTCGGCGTACGTCTGGTCGTGGAAGATCGGCATCGCCGTCGCCCTGGTGATGGCGGCGGTGGTGGCGTCCTACCGGCAGACGGTGCACGCCTACCCCAGCGGTGGGGGTGACTACGAGGTCGCCACCGTGAACCTCGGGGCGAACGCCGGGGTGACCGTGGCGAGCGCGCTGCTGGTCGACTACGTGCTGACCGTGGCGGTGTCGATCTCGTCAGGTGCTCAGTACGCCGCGGGCGCGGTCCCGGTGCTGGTGGGGCACGAGGCGATGGTGGCGACCGTCTTCGTCGTGGTGCTGATGGCGATCAACCTGCGCGGCATCCGCGAGTCGGGCACGTTCTTCGCGATCCCGACGTACGCGTTCATGGTCGCGATCCTCGGGATGTGCGCCTGGGGGATCATCGAGCTCGTCGTGGGCACGCTGCCGAAGGTGGAGAGCGCGAACCTCCACATCACACCGGCGCCCGGGCACGGCAGCTCGATGACCACGCTCGCGCTGATGTTCCTGCTGGCGCGGGCCTTCTCCTCCGGCTGTGCCGCGCTGACCGGCGTCGAGGCGATCTCGAACGGGGTGCCGGCCTTCCGCAAGCCCAAGAGCCGCAACGCCGCCACCACCCTGCTGTTCCTCGGCATGATCGCGATCACGATGATGCTCAGCGTCATCACGCTGGCCAAGGAGATGGGGCTGAGGTACGTCGACCCCGCCCAGCTGGACCGGCTCTCGATCAACGGCCACCCGGTGCCCGCGGGCTTCGACCAGAACCCGGTGATCGCGCAGATCGCCCGCGCGGTGTTCATCGACTTCTCGCCCGCCTTCTACGCGGTGATCACCGTGACCGGCATCATCTTGGTGCTGGCCGCCAACACCGCCTTCAACGGCTTCCCGGTGCTGGGCTCGATCCTCGCCAAGGACGGCTACGCGCCGCGGGCCCTCGGCTCCCGCGGCGACCGGCTCGCCTACAGCAACGGCATCGTGTTCCTCGCCGTGATGGCGATCATCCTGATCCAGGTGTTCAACGCCGAGACGACCCGGCTGATCCAGCTCTACATCGTGGGCGTCTTCGTCTCGTTCAACCTCAGCCAGCTCGGCATGATCCGGCACTGGACCCGGGAGCTGAAGACCCAGTCCGACCCCGCCCGGCGCCGCCACATGCACCGCTCGCGCACGATCAACGCGGTGGGCCTGACCTTCACCGCGGTCGTGCTGGTGATCGTGCTGATCACCAAGTTCCTGGCCGGCGCGTGGATCACGATCCTGGCGATGGTCGTGTTCTTCATGATCATGAAGGGCATCCGGCGCCACTACGACAACGTCAACGAGGAGCTGGCGGCCGACGAGGAGGACAAGGTGATGCCCACCCGGGTGCACGCCATCGTCCTGGTCAGCAAGCTGCACAAGCCCACCCTGCGCGCGCTGGCCTTCGCGAAGGCCACCCGGCCGAACGCGCTCGAGGGCGTCTACGTCTCGACCGACCCCGAGGCCACCAACCGGCTGCTGGAGGAGTGGGACGAGCGCAACCTGGGCGTGCCGCTGAAGGTGCTCCACTCGCCCTACCGAGAGCTGGTCAAGCCGATCGTCGACTACGCGATGGAGATCAAGAAGGCCAACCCGCGCGGCGTGGTCGCGGTCTACATCCCCGAGTACGTCGTGGGCCGGTGGTGGGAGCAGCTGCTGCACAACCAGACCGCGCTGCGGCTCAAGGGCCGGCTGCTGTTCGCGCCCGGGGTCATGGTCACCTCGGTGCCCTACCAGCTGCGCTCCTCGCAGATCGCCCGCGAGCGGGCCGAGCGCTCGCGCCGGCGCGTGCGCGCCGGCGACCTGCGTCGCGGCCAGGTCACCGACCGACGCGGCCGGGGCCCGCGGTGA